Proteins co-encoded in one Ictalurus furcatus strain D&B chromosome 9, Billie_1.0, whole genome shotgun sequence genomic window:
- the mapre3a gene encoding microtubule-associated protein RP/EB family member 3a isoform X2: MAVNVYSTSVTNENLSRHDMLAWVNDSLQLSYTKIEQLCSGAAYCQFMDMLFPGCIFLKKVKFQAKLEHEYIHNFKVLQAAFKRMSVDKIIPVEKLVKGKFQDNFEFVQWFKKFFDANYDGKEYDPLQARQGQDIAPPPNPGPQRTSPTVPKNMPTPQRVMNMTVRKNPSLTRNGGGDAEIMELNQQLMELKLTVDGLEKERDFYFSKLRDIELICQEHENENNPILSRIIDILYATEEGFAAPEDEEIDEQAHLDQDEY, from the exons ATGGCGGTGAATGTATACTCCACGTCTGTAACCAACGAGAACCTGAGCCGACATGACATGCTGGCATGGGTGAATGACTCTCTCCAGCTCAGCTACACCAAAATAGAACAGCTATGTTCAG GTGCAGCATATTGTCAGTTCATGGACATGTTATTCCCAGGGTGTATTTTTCTAAAGAAGGTGAAATTCCAAGCCAAGCTGGAACACGAGTATATACACAATTTCAAAGTTCTTCAGGCAGCTTTCAAGAGGATGAGTGTGGACAAA ATAATCCCAGTGGAAAAGCTTGTAAAAGGGAAGTTCCAAGACAACTTTGAATTCGTCCAGTGGTTCAAGAAATTCTTCGACGCCAACTACGACGGAAAAGAGTATGATCCTCTTCAAGCTAGACAGGGCCAAGACATCGCTCCTCCCCCGAATCCAG GGCCACAGAGAACATCGCCAACAGTACCCAAAAACATGCCCACGCCACAGAGGGTGATGAACATGACTGTCAGGAAGAACCCCAGTCTTACTCGGAATGGAGGTGGCGATGCTGAGATCATGGAGCTTAATCAACAG TTAATGGAACTGAAGTTAACTGTAGACggtctggagaaagaaagagatttcTACTTCAGCAAACTGCGAGACATTGAGCTGATCTGCCAGGAACACGAGAACGAGAACAACCCCATCCTCTCTAGGATAATTGACATCCTTTATGCCACAGAG
- the mapre3a gene encoding microtubule-associated protein RP/EB family member 3a isoform X1, with protein sequence MAVNVYSTSVTNENLSRHDMLAWVNDSLQLSYTKIEQLCSGAAYCQFMDMLFPGCIFLKKVKFQAKLEHEYIHNFKVLQAAFKRMSVDKIIPVEKLVKGKFQDNFEFVQWFKKFFDANYDGKEYDPLQARQGQDIAPPPNPGEPFFYKPKRTGPGPQRTSPTVPKNMPTPQRVMNMTVRKNPSLTRNGGGDAEIMELNQQLMELKLTVDGLEKERDFYFSKLRDIELICQEHENENNPILSRIIDILYATEEGFAAPEDEEIDEQAHLDQDEY encoded by the exons ATGGCGGTGAATGTATACTCCACGTCTGTAACCAACGAGAACCTGAGCCGACATGACATGCTGGCATGGGTGAATGACTCTCTCCAGCTCAGCTACACCAAAATAGAACAGCTATGTTCAG GTGCAGCATATTGTCAGTTCATGGACATGTTATTCCCAGGGTGTATTTTTCTAAAGAAGGTGAAATTCCAAGCCAAGCTGGAACACGAGTATATACACAATTTCAAAGTTCTTCAGGCAGCTTTCAAGAGGATGAGTGTGGACAAA ATAATCCCAGTGGAAAAGCTTGTAAAAGGGAAGTTCCAAGACAACTTTGAATTCGTCCAGTGGTTCAAGAAATTCTTCGACGCCAACTACGACGGAAAAGAGTATGATCCTCTTCAAGCTAGACAGGGCCAAGACATCGCTCCTCCCCCGAATCCAGGTGAACCCTTTTTCTACAAACCCAAGAGAACTGGTCCAG GGCCACAGAGAACATCGCCAACAGTACCCAAAAACATGCCCACGCCACAGAGGGTGATGAACATGACTGTCAGGAAGAACCCCAGTCTTACTCGGAATGGAGGTGGCGATGCTGAGATCATGGAGCTTAATCAACAG TTAATGGAACTGAAGTTAACTGTAGACggtctggagaaagaaagagatttcTACTTCAGCAAACTGCGAGACATTGAGCTGATCTGCCAGGAACACGAGAACGAGAACAACCCCATCCTCTCTAGGATAATTGACATCCTTTATGCCACAGAG